The genomic stretch cctgttggggtgCTGGCgggtgtttgcttttgtgtctcgaccagctgccaggggcgagaatatagtggtatgactcccctatccatggctctgtgggtgttcctttttggcctcgccgtgtcctgtgttcttgtgtgggaagcgggagctgagaccctgcatgacacaaccTGTCCAAGGAGATGTTTCCTCTCTCGGTCACACTCCTTGGCCCCACTATTCCTCTCCAAAGCACAGCTGGAAGGCACACAGGAGGCCTGGAGGGAGCCAGGGGATGGGCGTGGGTCTGTGTGCCAGCCGGGCGGTGGGAGACAGGAGCTGAGGCCAGAGACAGGTCAGGTCAGGGCCAGAGTAAGTGGGGAGCTGGGAGCGGAGGGGACAGGGGAGTGACATGGGGGAGCAATGACAGGAGCCAGGGCTGGTGCAGGGGGGCTGTGTGGCCAGGCTGGGGCATGTTTGGAAGACAGCACCCCAAAACCTGGATGGATTGCGTGTGGGCATGAAAAGATGAAGGTAAGCTGTCACAAACGACAGCGAATCTGAGCGACGTGCAGCAAAGTTTCCACAGGAGAGAAAACCAGAAGAGGCAGTCTGGGGATGAGGGCATCGGATCAGGTACAAGTTACAGCTGAGGCAGCTCAGGACGAGTCCTGAAGGAGAACTTCAAGGTCACCAGAAACAGTGAGAAGCCCCAGGCAACTGTGAGCAAGGTGTGTGCACAAAGGCTGGGTCACGCGGTAAATTCATGTTGAATCATTTGAGGAACTAACtaccagattgttttccaaagtggctgcaccagttcACATTGCCACCAGCTGTGTGCCAGGGTCTGctgtctccacatcctcccagCACTTGTTACCTGTCTGTTGATCGTAGCCACCCTCGTGTGAAGTGacatctcagtgtggttttggtttgcattttcctggtggCTGGTGATGCTGGGTGTCTTTAATATGCTTTACTGACCAGTGTgtgtcttcttggagaaatgtctattcatagaTGTTGCCCATTTATTTATTGCGTTGTCTTtatattgagttgtaggagttccttgtatatttttgataccagctccttatcagatatgtgatttgcaaatattttctcccgtttTGTGAGtcgtcttttcactttcttgatggtggcCTTTGAAGCACAtaagtttttagttttaatggAGTCTGATTTatagtttttagttttattgcCTCTGTTTTTGGTGTGATATCTATTATAAGAATtctttgcctaatccaaggtcataaagacCTACATTatcatcttaaaattttaaatttttagattttacacttaagtcttaacttttgtatatagtgtgaggtaggggtccaacttcattctcttGTGTGTGACTATCCAGTTGTCCccatttattggaaaaaaaaacaccaccttTTATCTTCATAAATGGCTTCCCACCCTCACTGACAATCAGTTGACCATCAGCGTATGGGTGTATTAATGGTCTCCCaattctttttctccccttgaCCTAAATGTCTCCTTGTTCCAGTAACACACAGTCACCATTACCATTGCTTTGTGGTAAGTTTTGAAACCAGGAAGCATGACTTCTCCTACTtcgttcttttattttttattttccaggattgttttggctgttctggGCTCCTTGCAATTCCCTGtggattttaaaatcagcttctCAGGTTCTTCAAAGTAGTCAGCTGAGATTCTGAAAAGGATTGTGTTTAACCTGTAGGTAAGTTTAGGGTGTATTGCCATGTTATGCTGTCAAGTCTTCTGATGCATGAATATGCTATGCTTTCCAtctatttagatctttaatttctttcaacaatgttttgtagctTTCAGGGTCTAAGTTTTGtgcttcttttgttaaatatattacaaagtattttaatctctttgatgCTATTATGAgcgagattgttttcttaatttcacttttggCTTGTTCACTACAAGCACATAGAAATACAATGGATTTTACGTGTTGATCTTGTCTCCTGAGtgttgtttgctcatttattagttctgagTGTGTTTTCATGGATTATCTAGGCTTTCTACACGTAAGGTCATGTCATCTTCAGATAAGCATAGTTCACTGCTTCCTTTAGCTgggtgccttttctttctctgtcctgccTGCTTTCCCTGGTGGGAGCGTCCAGTATGATGCTGACTACAAGGGGTGAAGCAGACAGGCTTGTCTTGTCCTGGTCGTAGGGAGACGTAGATAGAGCTTCACCACTAACTGATGTTTGCTGGGGGGTTTTCTAGAAGCCTTGTGTCAGCTTCCTTCTACTCTTAGTCTATTGAGTTTTCTTAATTATGAAAGGGTGTTGGATATCACATGCTTTTTCTGAGTCTATTGAGATGgtcatatggtttttgttttcatattctaTTGATATAATTTACTACATTCATTGATTTGGGGATGTCAAaacaaccttgcattcctgagataaatcctacttggtcgtGGTGAATGATTAATATGTTGCCTGAGTCAGTTTGTTAGtcttttgttgaggattttacatccattttcttcagatattATGATATGAAATGCTGAGTTCACAGATCGCTCTTCGTGACTGGGCAGATGGAGGAGGGCAACCGTGGGGTCGAAAGGTGAAGGGGGATATAGGGAGCCcagacggggggaggggggacctGTGAGAGGAATGAGGCGACCTGGGGTGAGCAGAGGCTAGGGCtgaggggaggatggggagaCGGGGCTGGCAGGGCAGCCAGGAGGCCCTGGTGGGGTCTGCTGGGACGGATGAGAGGCCCATCCAAGGAGCTCTGTGGAAGGAGCCCTCGGCAGGGCCGGGATGAGGGGTGCAGTCAGGACAAGCAAGCGGGTAACACTTTGAGGAAGAAGGAATCCAAGGAGCAGAGAGGACTGTGCCCAAGGCTGAGCTGTGCAAACAGAAGGTGCAGGCAGGGTGCCCCGGCGGAGGCAGAGGACAGGCTGAGGGGAGGCGATAGGAGAGGGTGAGCGAGCAAATCAAGGAGTGGCTCTGTCTTCATGTCAGGTGGGAGGAACCCAGGCCTGTTTACAAGTGGGAAGGAAGGGGCGAACAGAGAGGTTAGGGCCTCAGGAGGTGGCAGTAGAAGCGTTGGTCTCGGGGGACCTCAGCAGGGCAGTACTCCAGGGGTGGGGCCAGGAGCTGCGAGAGGAAGGGGGTTCCGCAAGAATCCACAGCAGTAGCAATGTCCCGAGAACATTTATTCCGAGCTGTTCACATTGTGCAAGTGTGTCTGACAATGTATTCAGTGCCTGTGTTCACATGTAGCCACATTGCCACCTCCAGGTGTGATTAATCAACATTGAACTTCTGCAAATTCACACGCACCACAGATCGTGGAAGAGACTGGAGCATGTACTCTTCAGCCAGGCTTCACTGTCCTCCACTGGTCCGTTTGAAAAACCACAGCTACACCTTTGATTTGGTGTTTTCTAGGCAGTATTTTCCCATGCTCTTTACAAAGAAAAGCACAAACCTTTGAAGAGCTACAATGTATTTACATAGAACTGGTAAGAAGTGTTTggtgatatataaattatacagcACAATTTACAGTGTAGAAAAATAACTtacagtgaataaataaactacACCTTTATACATCAAGTAGTCTGTGCAGTGTAAAAAGTagttcctatatatacatacacatatacataaaaatatgtgttatagAGTATAAATATACTATgtacttaaatatttcatgtgaaaGAATAGGGCGTATTGCTTCTCTTCTCAGTGAAAATACTGATGGCAGCTGGGGTCCCCTCTGACCTCCACAGACCCTGGGATCTTCTTCCCACTCCAGGGGTAGACACACCAGCAGAGCCCCGCCTCTCCATCCAGGGACGTCTCACACTGCAAACACAAGATCCAAGGTCAAGAGCAGTCAGTGGgaagctggagggaggggaagacagAGGTCCATGCCACCCAGAACCATGCAGAGAGTATGGCGGCTGGGGGCCCGGGCCACGGGCACCACCTGCGAGTAGTGACCATGATCGCAGGCAGACCCAGGAACCAGGAGGGGCCCTGGTTCTCCGTGTAAACTGGAGACAAAGCTCAAGTGTCCATTCTGCGTGTGTGCAGAACGGTGTGGTAAGTGCACAGCCGTCGGCGTCATGCCCCCGTGGCAGAGCCCAGGCCCCCGGACTTCTCCACAAACTCCTAGTCTGTTATGAAGCTCTGCCCAGTCTTCAGTCTCCCACCTAATATCCACAGAACCTGCACTTCGCTGAGTCCTAAAGGGCGCTTCAAATCGAGTCTTTGTTTGATCTCATTGATTGCCTGGCCAGCTGAGAAAATACTATTGTGTTTATAGTTTTTCCCCttgtagggagaaaaaaacaagaggtGTCCAAGGCTAGCTCTCCTAAGCAGAGTGGCTCCCTCCCCTGGGGTGGCCGGTGAGAAGGCCCCGCCTGCCCAGGCCGTGAGTACGGTGTCCTCAGCAGCCGGCAGCACTGAGCTGGACTTCAGGCTCCCAGGCTGTCTGCTCCTTGGACCAGAGGGCTGGTTCTTACTTAACAGATCAGCTCTGGAGCTTCTTGGAGCGTTGGGGAATGGGCACCGTGTCGGAGGAAAGTGGGCTGTGTGGGACACACACCTGTTTGCTGTAATAGAAGCCATTCTTGCTGCAGTTGGGCAGATAAAAGGTGTAGAGACCGTCTCTTGCTTTCTGCTGCTCCTCGGCTAATCTCTCCAGCACCCTGTACAGTTCCCGTTGGCAGGGCCCCTGAAAGAGTAACGTGACATCGGGATAAATGACAAGTGAATTCTCAGTCTAGGCGACACCGGGGCAGGAGAAGGCTGAGTGGCCTTGGAGGGCAGCCCTGGAGCGGCCTCTGCACCTCCCTGTGTCCTGCAGTGGTGCTCAGTGTCCGTCTTGGCTTGTTAAGGACGGGACCCGGTGCCCTAAACACCCCTAACCTCATGGCTCTCTCCCACGGCTCCTGACCCGTGGGTCACTTTGGCAGCAGGCGCCTGGTTGAAAGGAGATGGCACCCTCTCCAAATGGAGAACTTAGCCACAGAGATTTCTAGGCGTCATCGACTTGCCATCTACATTGGTTTACAGGAGCCAAATCGGGTAAGGATGAAGGCATTCTTCTGGGTAATTTGGGTCAGAATGaacttttcttcatttgtcaTCACTTCCAGATGAAATTCTGAAGTATCAGGAGAATGGTTCAACCCTTCACTTTCCTGGGTCATGCAGATTGTGGAAGTGACTTTTTTGCACAAATCCACCGGGGTCACTCCAACTTCGGTTCTTTGTCGCCCTCAAGTGGCAGAATTAAAAACTGACGCCAGTGAGGACGCCGCGGGGCGGCCAGGGATGGGCGGTTTCCACTTGGGAAGACCCAGTTTGGAGGgggacagtggtgatggctgtCCTCATGCTACAGCACTTTAGACTTCCAAGTGGCTATGTGctaaattgtatgttatgtgtgaTTTACTCCGGTTTTTTCAGAAGGTGGGGGGAGATGccatggtgggggcgggggtgttaAGCCGGCTGTAAGCTTTAGAAGTGTGTGGTGATGCTCTTTGGCTGGTGTCTCATCTGAGGCCCTTATTCAGAGACGAGCTCAGAGACATGAAGTAACAAGTCTAACGTCGCACAGCAGAGACTGCACAGGCCCCGCTGCTCAGAGTCCTGTGCTCAAAGCTCAGCTGAGAAATGTCTGCTGAGTTTGGGGGAGGAGCATGTTTGTGTCCAGGGCCTCAGGACCCACGAGAGGCTCATCTGCCCACCCAGCACAGCAGGGTCAAGCGAGCAGCAACCCTGCCCCAGCCTCACCTTCCCGTTTTTGACATCGGCGACCTCGAGAGCACTTGTACTCTGGGAATTACTGATGGCGTGCCAGAGGGTGGGCAGGTCATCCCCGGATGGGCCCATCAGGTGGGAACTGCCCAGCAACTGCTCCTGGGTCATCTCAACGCTCTCAGGGGACACGTTCTCTGGGGCCATGGAGCCCTTTGCATCTGAAAATGGAACACCGCAGACCATGAGACCTCCTGAGGCGTCTGCACCTGGCCCCCTGAAGTCGCATCCCTTCCCAAAAGAGGAGGCTGGGATGCAAGGCTGGGACGCTGACCCAGAGCAGTGCAGCATCCCTCTCCACAGGCACTTCTGAGGGTTCTGGGAGAGTGACACCAGCTGTTCTGGGAAAACGCTAAGCTTCAGGTCTGGCCAGGGTGCCCTGTGTTCTGCTCCCACCACAGCAGAGAGGGAGCCATGTGCACCTTCGTCCCAGTCCCGGGGAGGAGCCCTGAAGCAGCCACAGGTTACGGCGTAACTCCTGAGCCTGCCCTTGGCTTCCCGCCCATAAAATGGACATTTCAGTAACTCCAGGTAAGCAGCGTGGGGCCGTATAGGAGTGAGTCCCGGTGCTCACTCGGCCTCCTCGCAGACTCCCTGAGACTGAGGGACTTCTCCACAACTCCCGGAGAGGGGTGTCAGCACACACCTTGCAGATTGTCATAGGGTTTGTATCAGGTGCTGGACAGAACCTCCCAGAACTGGCCTCCTGAGGGGCCACGGGGAGCCCTGTGGCTGGAGGACCATGGAGACCACTCCATTTCCTTGCCCCTGAAGGCAGAGAACCAGCAGGAAGGCTGTGTCCCCTGCATGGAGGGCCAGGCGCCCAGCAGGGAACCTGGAGGTCGGGAGGTGGGCAGTGGGGGGAGAGGAAGTACTTCCTCCGCTTCCCACTGCAGACAAATCACCGCTAAATTCAGGAAAGAGCCTGATTGTCAAGTTGTGGGGAGGCGGCAGGTACATCAGACACTGTTTTCTATGGCTTGAATGCAGTGAGGTTTTCAGCCTAAACTCTCACGTTATGTTCTGTAAACATCTGGGAAGCACATGCTGTCTCCACAGGGTGTATATACAAAGGACATTCCAAACATTGGTGGGGGGCAGCCGGAGGGGTTCCTATCCCATGCCTTCTGGAGGCCCCCGAGAGGAGGGCCAGGGGCCCTGGTGGCACCCCATTGCCAGGGCTCCCCACCGGCCCCCTGCACTCTCAGTGGGCTGCCCACCAGCTCTGGGCTCTCCCCAGCTCGCCCATCACGTTGCCGGCgctcctgggcccctcccccaggacGTGCAGTCAATGACGCGGCTCCTTACAGGCTTCCGCCCCAAGCTCTGGGCCCGGCGGGTTTGCGCCCCACTGACTGTGGGTTTTGGACgtgccctgcccctgcccaccccacgGTGGCTCCTCTGTCCCAGGGGAGGGGACCAGGTGGGGGTAATGGCGGTACCTGTGGCCTCAGCGCTGGGCGTGGTGTCGTCCTGGATGAGCATGCAGACGCCCTGGCCGCGGGTGAGGACGTACAGGGGCCTCGGCTCCCCGGGCAGCGCCCGGCAGCTGAGCCCACGGCCGCAGCGCGCAGTGGCCACGCCACAGGCGGCGCCCAGCGGCAGGGCGCACGTCGGGCAGCAGCCGCAGCCGGCGGGCCGGGTGGGCTCCGGGCACGAGGCGGGTACCGGCGGGCAGAGCGCGAGCCTCTCGGCGGAGCAGGGCGCGCAGCGCCACGGCTGGGGAGTGCCGACGACCGCGCCCAGCTGGGCGGCCAGCAGGAGCAAGAGCGGCCAGGCGCAGGCAGCGGGAACCGCGGACATAGCGGGGCGGGTGGCGGACAGGTCCTGCTCGCTGCTTGCTGCGCGGTGGTGCAGGTGGGCACTCGCCGGGCGGTGGATGCTCGCTGGGCGCAGCGCGCGCCTTTTGAAGGGCCCGGGGCCGGGTCACCTGAACCTCGAGGTTAATGATTGGCAGAGCCGCGTGCTGGCGGCCAGTGTTCCAAATAAGTTTGTTTTCTAGTGCTCTCAAGGCCCTGCGCAAACTGTGGGTGGAAAGAGGATTAACGTCCAGGTTTCAGACTGTTTGTCCTGTTGTCATGGGGTTCCCACCGGGCACACAGCCAGCTGGAGGATGACGCTGGCTCCTCTGGTTCCAG from Rhinolophus sinicus isolate RSC01 linkage group LG09, ASM3656204v1, whole genome shotgun sequence encodes the following:
- the IGFBP1 gene encoding insulin-like growth factor-binding protein 1; translation: MSAVPAACAWPLLLLLAAQLGAVVGTPQPWRCAPCSAERLALCPPVPASCPEPTRPAGCGCCPTCALPLGAACGVATARCGRGLSCRALPGEPRPLYVLTRGQGVCMLIQDDTTPSAEATDAKGSMAPENVSPESVEMTQEQLLGSSHLMGPSGDDLPTLWHAISNSQSTSALEVADVKNGKGPCQRELYRVLERLAEEQQKARDGLYTFYLPNCSKNGFYYSKQCETSLDGEAGLCWCVYPWSGKKIPGSVEVRGDPSCHQYFH